One genomic window of Magnolia sinica isolate HGM2019 chromosome 3, MsV1, whole genome shotgun sequence includes the following:
- the LOC131240433 gene encoding kinesin-like protein KIN-10A gives MVEVYVKWEAFKEYPGKFITKLKVLNDSSLADFRKLIETHLGRDNSKQAITFLMLGDPSGAPVTEENEATIQASKLPNYNSHVSSHLACLRPIKKAIQRSDHLPLTSLENRLLIASNSPSKGEGFFPKISQKFGSAPFLAGLPI, from the exons ATGGTGGAAGTGTATGTGAAATGGGAGGCATTCAAAGAATATCCAGGGAAGTTCATTACAAAACTTAAGGTCTTAAATGATTCTAGCCTCGCAGATTTTCGGAAGCTGATCGAAACACATCTCGGCAGAGACAATAGCAAGCAAGCAATCACATTTCTCATGCTTGGG GATCCGTCGGGGGCTCCGGTGACAGAAGAGAATGAAGCGACTATTCAGGCCAGCAAACTACCTAATTACAACAGCCATGTAAGTAGCCACCTCGCCTGCTTACGTCCAATCAAGAAGgcgatccaacggtcggatcatcTTCCACTTACCTCATTGGAAAACAGGCTTCTAATTGCTTCGAATTCACCATCCAAAGGGGAAGGCTTcttcccaaaaattagccagaaGTTCGGCAGTGCTCCATTTCTTGCAGGGCTACCGATATAG
- the LOC131240429 gene encoding polyubiquitin 11-like: MENTQSPTSGNPRALPEPIHQQIFVKVEKIIAIRAESSDTTNDIKAKIRDMDSIATNVQETFLSGNNLKDVHTMVKYGSQDAATLNLLVHSGVKMQINVKIPLVKTTIGLEVKNCDTIYNIKARVQEEEAIPPDRQTLIYAGKLLEDSLSLASYNIQNGATLYAIFRPSDGMQIFVSRQTGDAIKLEVKAWYTIRDIKTTIESTLGTPQHQQMLIYAGKLLDDDPTLAEYGIKSESTLQLRPYEMQIFFKPLTGRTVTLVMKLCDTIKSVKAKIQEKEGTPLRNLRLLYAGKLLQDNRTLQDYNIEKDSTLNMM, translated from the coding sequence GATCAGAGCAGAGAGCTCGGACACAACCAACGACATCAAAGCTAAAATCCGAGATATGGATAGCATTGCAACTAATGTCCAAGAGACTTTCTTATCCGGAAACAACCTCAAAGATGTCCATACAATGGTTAAATACGGATCTCAAGATGCTGCCACCCTCAACTTACTAGTCCATTCAGGAGTTAAAATGCAAATTAATGTCAAGATTCCTCTGGTAAAGACAACCATTGGGCTAGAAGTGAAGAATTGCGACACCATCTACAATATCAAGGCCCGAGTTCAGGAGGAGGAGGCAATCCCACCTGACAGACAGACCCTCATCTATGCCGGAAAACTGCTCGAGGATAGCCTGTCATTGGCTTCTTACAACATCCAAAATGGAGCCACTCTTTATGCGATCTTCCGCCCAAGCGATGGAATGCAAATATTTGTAAGTAGGCAAACAGGAGATGCAATCAAACTTGAAGTGAAAGCATGGTACACCATCCGGGACATCAAAACTACAATCGAGAGCACGTTGGGGACCCCACAACACCAACAAATGCTTATCTATGCTGGAAAGCTGCTTGATGATGATCCAACCTTAGCTGAATATGGCATCAAGAGTGAATCAACCCTTCAATTGCGGCCCTACGAGATGCAGATTTTCTTTAAGCCACTGACTGGAAGGACCGTTACACTTGTAATGAAGCTATGCGATACCATCAAGAGTGTTAAGGCCAAGATTCAGGAAAAGGAAGGGACGCCTCTAAGAAATCTCAGGCTCCTCTATGCTGGAAAATTACTTCAGGACAACCGAACACTCCAGGATTACAATATCGAAAAGGACTCCACCTTGAACATGATGTAA